The genomic DNA CACGCCGCGCGCCGCGTCATGTCACCGCCGTTCCGCAACAAGCAGCATCAGGATAGTCTCTGGGCCGGATTGCAGTCAGGATCTTTGAGCGTTGTGGCCACCGACCACTGCGCCTTTACTACCGAACAGAAACGCTATGGCGTTGGTGACTTCACGAAGATTCCGAATGGCACAGGCGGGCTTGAGGACCGGATGCCGATGCTCTGGACGCATGGTGTGGCCACGGGCCGTTTGACGATGAACGAGTTTGTCGCCGTGACCTCGACCAATATCGCGAAGGTGCTGAATTGCTATCCGCGCAAGGGGGCCGTTCTGGTGGGGGCCGACGCCGATCTGGTGGTCTGGGATCCCGAGAAATCCAAGACGATCACGGCGGGGGCGCAGCAGTCGGCCATCGACTATAACGTATTCGAGGGCAAAGAGGTGAAGGGCCTGCCGCGCTTTACCCTGACGCGCGGGCATGTAGCGATCCATGATGGCGAAGTGCGCACGCAGGAAGGCCACGGTAAATTTGTGAAGCGCGAGCCGAATACGCCGACGAACAAGGCGCTGAGCAAATGGAAAGAGCTGACCGCGCCGCGGCCGGTGGAGCGGACGGGTATTCCGGCGACGGGGGTTTGAATGGATCATCATTCTGACCGTGTCGCGCGGGACAGGCCGGTAGCGCCGTTTGCGATCATTGCGGTACTGGTCGCGGTCGCGTTCATGTACGCCGACGGGTTTTTATCCGCGGCTTTGGTCCTCGTTGCCTTCGGAACGGGGTATTTGCCGTGGGGACGAAAAGCTTTTCCTGCGGCCGCGGATGCCAGACTGTCGCCGATCAGCAAAAGAAAGCAGAGACGCATGGGGCGCGACGCATTGCGCCAGATGTCTGATCCGGACATCGCGCGCCTGTTGGCCATCGTTCAAGGCGGGCGCAAGTTGGAGGCAGTCAAAGAGATGCGTGATATTGGCGGCTTTGAGTTGCGACAGGCCAAAGAGGCGATCGACCTACTTCAGGATTTTGGACAAGACTGGCGTCATGGACCGGATCCAGATTGGCAGCAATGAAAGACAAATCGACTGTGCTAGACAATGTAGTTTTCGCCCGGGAACTGGATCTGACCTTTCAGACCAATGATGGCCCGGTCCATGCGCTCAAGAACGTGAATCTTGATATCGCGAAAGGTGATTTCGTCAGTTTCATCGGCCCGTCTGGCTGTGGCAAGACGACATTCCTGCGTTGTATTGCGGGGCTTGAGCAGCCGACTGGTGGGGAGATATCCGTCAACGGCATGACACCGGATGAGGCGCGCATGGCGCGGGCCTATGGCTATGTGTTTCAGGCGGCTGGGCTTTACCCGTGGCGCACGATTGGTGGCAATATCAAGCTGCCGCTTGAGATCATGGGGTTCGCCAAAGCGGAACAGGCTGAACGGGTGGCGCGGGTGCTGGAGCTGGTTGATCTGGCGGGGTTCGAGAAGAAGTTTCCATGGCAATTGTCGGGGGGGATGCAGCAGCGCGCCTCGATCGCGCGGGCGCTGGCCTTTGATGCGGATATCCTGTTGATGGACGAACCCTTTGGCGCATTGGATGAGATCGTGCGCGATCACCTGAACGAGCAGCTGTTGCAGCTTTGGGCGCGCACCGAAAAGACGATCGGCTTTGTGACCCACTCGATCCCCGAGGCGGTGTATCTGTCGACCAAGATTGTGGTCATGTCGCCGCGTCCGGGACGGATTACCGATGTGATCGAAAGCCCGCTGCCCAAAGAGCGGCCTTTGGATATTCGCGATAGTGCGGAGTTTATCGCGATTGCGCACAGGGTGCGTGACGGGCTGAGGGCAGGCCATGACGATGTGTAGGACCCTCCGGGGGGAGTATTTTTGGCAAGATGATGAGGTGGGCAGGTGAAGTCTGTTCTGCCAGTTCTGACCGTAATCGGGGCGATCCTGTTGTTCTGGATCGTGTCCGTTGTGCCGATGAATATGCATCTGACGGCGGATCTGGCACAGCGGCAGGATATTGTGGTTACACCTGATACGCCTGTGGCGCGGCAGGAGTATTCGGGGATCGGGCTGGCACTGCGCAACCCGCAATTATTTGGCATGACATACACGTTGGACCGTCCGCGTTTGCCCTCGCCCCATCAGGTTGTGGTGGAGATGTGGAATACGATTGCCTTGCAGAACATCACATCGCGGCGGTCACTGGTCTTTCATGGCTGGGTGACATTGTCGGCTACGCTGCTTGGGTTTGTGATCGGGACGGGCCTAGGTGTTCTTTTGGCTGTGGGGATCGTGTATAACCGTGCGATGGATATGAGCGTGATGCCCTGGGCCATTGCCAGCCAGACCATTCCTATTCTGGCCCTTGCGCCGATGATTATTGTGATGATGGGCGCGATCGGCATTCAGGGGCTGTTTCCGAAGGCGGTGATCAGCGCCTATCTGAGTTTCTTTCCTGTCGTCGTGGGCATGGTGAAGGGGCTGCGCAGCCCTGACGGTATGCAGCTTGATCTACTGCGCACCTATTCCGCCAGCCCCGCGCAGGGGTTCTGGAAGCTGCGTTTGCCGGCCTCGGTGCCCTATCTGTTTGCCTCGCTCAAGATCGGCATTTCGGCGTCACTGGTGGGTGCCATTGTGGCCGAATTGCCCACGGGTGCGCGTGCGGGTTTTGGCGCGCGGATGTTGGTGGGGGATCAATACGGGCAGCCGCTGGTCACTTGGGCTGCGCTTTTCGCCGCGGCGTTGACAGCGGCAGCATTGGTGGGGTTTTTCAGCCTGGTTGAACGCTGGACCTTGCGCCGGATGGGGATGCAGGCGGTATGACGGGGACAGCGATTATCAGCGCTTTGGCGCTCTGGGCTGCGGGATGGTTTATCAACGCGCGGTTGGCGAATGGTGCTGCGGCAAAAACCCGTCTGGTCAAGTTACTGGTGCCTGCGATTTTTGGTCTGACACTGCTGATCATGTGGGAGCTTCTGGTGCGCCTGTTAGAGGTCAGCCCGATTATCCTGCCGCCTCCAACGATGATTGCGGAACGGTTTGCAAATGAACTCCCGACGCTCTGGGCAGATTTTGTCCAGACGATCATCAAAGGGGCCATGACGGGGTACGTCATCGGAATGCTGGCGGCCTTTGGCGTGGCAGTCCTAGCAGACCGCTCGGATTTTCTGACACGGGGTATTCTGCCAGTAGGTGGCTTTATGGCGGCCTTGCCGATTGTCGGAATTGCGCCGATTTTCGTCCGTTGGCTGGGGAGCGACTGGCAGTCCAAGGCGGCTGTGGTGGCCGTCATGGTGTTCTTCCCGATCCTTGTGAATACCGTGGCCGGACTACGTGACACAACAGCGATGCAGCGCGATCTGATGCGCACCTATGGCGCGGGCTATTGGCCGACGCTGTTCAAATTGCGCCTGCCTGCGGCGATGCCGTTCATCTTTAACGGGCTTAAAATTGCGACGACTCTGGCGCTGATCGGGGCGATTGTTGCTGAATTTTTCGGCTCCCCTACGGTGGGTATGGGTTTTCGCATATCGACCTCGGTGGGGCGTCTTGCGCTTGATATGGTCTGGGCCGAGATTGTCGTTGCCGCACTGGCCGGAAGTACTCTTTACGGATTGATGGCATGGATTGAGGGGCGGGTGACCTTTTGGCACCCATCGCAACGCAAATAATGAATTGAGCCCCGCAAAGAGGGCATAACAACTGACTAGGAGGTCAAAATGAAAAAGATGATGATGGCAGCGGCGATGGCCGCTGGATTGGGTGGCATGGCCCATGCGGATGCCCACGCCAATGATGTGACACTGCAGTTGCAGTGGGTCACGCAGGCACAGTTTGCGGGATACTATGTGGCGCTCGATCAGGGGTTCTATGAAGAAGAGGGGCTGAATGTAACCATCCTGCCCGGCGGTCCCGATATCGCGCCGCCACAGGTGCTGGCCGGCGGTGGTGCCGATGTGATGTTGAACTGGATGCCATCCGCGCTGGCCGCGCGTGAACGCGGCCTGCCGGTTGTGAATATCGCGCAGCCGTTCAAGACATCGGGTCTGATGCTGACATGCTGGAAAGACACCGGCATCGAAACGGTCGAGGATTTCCGCGGCAAGACGATTGGCGTGTGGTTCTTTGGCAATGAATACCCGTTCCTAAGCTGGATGAGCCAGGCCGGTATCCCCACCGATGGTGGCGATGAGGGCGTGACAGTCCTGCGGCAGGGTTTCAACGTTGACCCGCTTTTGAACCGTGAGGCGGATTGTATTTCGACCATGACCTATAACGAATACGGTCAGGTGCTCGATGCAGGTGTGTCCGAAGATGAGCTGGTGACATTCATGTATGAGGACCAAGGGGTCGCCACGCTTGAGGACGGCATCTATGCGCTGGAAGAGAACCTCGAAGATCCGGTCTTTGTCGACAAGATGGTGCGCTTTGTCCGCGCTTCGATGAAGGGGTGGAAATGGGCCGAGGAAAACCCGGTTGAGGCCGCAGGTATCGTTCTGGATAACGACGAAACCGGCGCACAATCCGAGGCGGCACAAATTCGCATGATGGGCGAAATTGCCAAGCTGACCGCAGGGTCCAACGGCGCGCTTGATCCGGCGGATTTCCAGCGCACGGTTGATACGCTTTTGGCAGGTGGTTCTGATCCGGTGATTTCTGCACAGCCTGAAGGCGCGTGGACCAGTGCGATTACAGATGCTGCCTTGAACTAAGCGTACGCTGTCCCGGTATTGATCCGGGAGATTGCGATAATGAAAGGCTCCGTGCGGTGCACGGGGCCTTTTTCTATTCGTTTTACAGCACAGAACTGTGGGTTACGCCCACCCTACGCAGGGTAATCTGGACGCGAAGCAGCCACTTCCCATCTGTGCACCCTGACCACATCCCCTCGCGTTACCTGTGCCCCTTTCACGCGAACTTGAAGTGCGGGACAATCCGGCGCGTTCGGATTGTGTGTTTGATGTGCTATGTTCTTGGCATGATTTGCTGACGGGAGACCTGTTATGACCAAAGGATTGATTACGCGTCGCCATGCGGTGGCTCTTGGTACGGCTGCGTTTGTCGCCCCCGCCACAGGGCTCTTGTCACCAGCACAGGCTGCCGGCCTTGCCCCGACCCCCACCATGCGGGGTGGCGCGAACAACTATCGTCCGAAGGCCCCAATTGTGGACCGTATCGGCGGCGGTGGTTTCTGGATGGCAGGGACCGTCAGGCGCACTGGCGATGGGGCGCCGTTGGCGGGCCAGCGCATTCAGGTGTGGGCACATACCACCGAAGGCCACGAGCGTGATGCGCATAGCCATGGCGCGACCCTGACGGATGCAGATGGTGTATTCCGCCTCGAGATGCCCCAGATCGTGCCTGCTTTTGGTCAGGCGCACGGGCATCTGGCCTACGACAGCGGCGAATTCAAAACGGTGTTCCTGCGTCCTGTGATGGCAAGCCCCAACGATACAACGCTGCACGTGGATTTCGTGCTGGAACCTGCCTAGGTTGCTGCGCGCCGCGTTGATTTGGGGGGTGCTGGTGTTGGTCCTCTTTGCGCCCGTCTTCGCCGCAGCAAGCAGCCCGCTTTTGCAGTGGCGTGACCCTGTCTACATTTTTGCAGGTCTTGCCGGTGTCGTCGGTATGGCGATGATGCTGGTACAACCTTTGCTGGCGATCGGCGTGCTCCCGGGGGTGTCTGTGCCGGCGTCCCGTCGTCTTCACCGCGCTGTTGGTGTGGGCCTTGTGCTCGCTATTCTGGGCCATGTCATCGGGCTTTGGATCACGAGCCCGCCTGATGTGATTGATGTTCTCCTGCTCCGCTCGCCCACGCCTTTTGCGATCTGGGGTGTTTTGGCGATGTGGGCTGTTTTTGTTGCGGGCCTGTTGGCGGTTCTGCGACCGCGTTTGCCGCTACGGGCTTGGCGTTGGGGGCATACGGCAGCCGTCAGTTTGGCCGCCCTTGGCACAGTGGTGCATGCTTTGCAGATTGTCGGAACAATGGAGATGATCAGCAAAACGGCCCTGTCAGCACTGGTGCTTGCTGTGCTTGCGTGGGCGATTGCGCGGCGCAGGGTCTGGTCCATGGGTCTGCGCCCGCGCAGGCCCTGAAAGACGCCTATTTTCTTTTCCCCAAACGCTTGCCATGATCGCTCGGAAACGAGGGCTGTCATGACTGACCAGAGCTATGATGTGATTGTTGTTGGTGCAGGGCTGATGGGCAGTGCAGCGGCGCGTCATCTTGCTGAAATGGGCGTGAAAACGGCCCTTGTGGGGCCGGATGAACCGGTGGAAAAAGCCACGCATACAGGGGTTTTTGCCAGCCACTACGATCAGGCACGGATCACGCGCAAGATCGACACCCGCAAGAACTGGGCCCGTTTCGCGCAAGAGGCGATTGCGCGCTACCCCGAGATTGCCGCGAAGGGCGCGCAGCCGTTTTATACGCCTGCGGGAGCACTTGTGGCAGGCACGGAAGTGGGCGCAGAGCGCGACTATATTCTGAACGCGCAACGCCATGCGCAGGCGAATGGTGTCGCACACACGCCGTTGCGAGGGGCGGAACTGGCTGCGCGGTTCCCCGCGTTCGCCTTTCCCGAGGGGATCCTTGCGTTGCATGAAGAGACGGACGCAGGCTGGATCAATCCGCGTCTGCATGTGAAGGCCGAGATTACGGCAGCGACCAAGGCGGGTGCTGTGTTGCATCGTGATACGGTCGTGCGGATTTCTGAGGGCGGCGGTGCGGCGCAGGTGCATTGTGCGGGTGGTGCCGTCCTGACCGCCGCCAAGGTGATTGTCGCCTGTGGCGCTTTTTCCAAGGCTGAGGGGCTTTTACCGGACCCGATCCCGATGCGGGTCTATGCCCGTACGATCGCGTTTTTCGAACTGGACGAAGGAGAGGTCACACGTCTGTCGGGGATGCCTTCGGTGATCTACGTCCCACCGGGCCGGTCCGAGGACCCATATATCCTGCCGCCTGTGCTGTATCCTGACGGCAAGACCTATATCAAAATCGGTGGCGATGCGGTGGATACCGAATTGCACAGCGTCGATGATATGATCGCGTGGTTCCGCAGTGGCGGTGATCCTGTGGCGGGTGCGGCGATCTCAGAGATTTTGATCGGGCTGATGCCGGGGCTGAAGTACCGTTCTATTCATTTTGACAGTTGCGCGACGAGCTTTTCGCCTAATGGCAATCCGTTCGTTTATCCGCAGACTGATCATATCATCGCCCTCACTGCAGGGAACGGGGCCGCGGCGAAATGCGCGGATGAGATTGGGCGGCTGGGTGCAATCGTCGCGACGGGTGGTGCGATCCCTGATTATTATGACGGCGCGTTTGCGCCCTAGCCGTTCAGCTCCCGATAGGTTGGGATGATGTCGCCGGGGGCGCTTGTCGCCTCATAGGCTCCGCGCGCGATGGCGCGGGCCAGACAGGTGGCCGCTGCGGCTGCGATCTCGCGGAAATGGGTTTGGTCGACAGGCGTGCCTGCCCCCGTCGAGACGCCAAAGACCAGATCACCATCAAGCGGCGTATGCGACGGAACAATCGCCCGCGCCATGCCGTCGTGGGCGGTGACAGCAAGCCTGTGGCATTGCACTTTGCTGAGCGGTGCATCGGTGGCAACAATCGCGATGGTGGTATTCGCGCCTTGGGTGGCCTGCTGCATCATGGCGTGTTCTTTGCGACTTGGCTCTGATGTCACATGTCCGGCGTTTGGATCCGGCCCTGCGCCGCCAAATTCGCCGTCAATTTCGAAGGGAGCGGCCCAGAAATGTCTGTCACCGGGCGTTGTGACGCTGCCAAGCGCGTTCACCACCACCAATGCCCCCACGGTCGTACCATCAGCCAGCGTCAGAGAGGCAGAGCCAAGCCCGCCCTTTTGCATGGCGGCCATAGCCCCTGTCCCTGCGCCTGCAGTGCCTATCGCAAACTGCTCGGACGCGCTTGTCAGCGCTTCTCGCCCCAAGGCGCGGTAGGGGTTTTCGCCCCAGTCCTTTGCGCCGCCGTTGATCAGATCAAAGATAATCGCCCCTGGCACAATCGGGATGCGGATATCACCGATGGCGAACCCCCGCCTCATCGCGCGCAGTCCGTCCATGACACCCGAACAGGCATCAAGCCCGAAGGCCGAGCCACCCGAGAGCACCAGCGCATCGACCTGTTCGACAGTTTTATCAGGGGCCAAAAGATCGGTTTCTTTGGTCCCCGGTGCACCGCCCATCACATGGACGCTAGCGGTGAAGGGTTTGTCACCCACCAGCACGGTGGTACCGGTCTTGATGTGATCGTCCTGCGCGTTGCCCACGCGCAAACCCGCCACATCAGTGATCAGATTGCGGGGTCCTTTAGATACAGCGGCCACCATCCACCTCCATTGCGACACCGGTGATCATGCTGGCCTCGTCCGAGCAAAGAAAACAGGCGGCATTGCCCATGTCCTCGGGCGTGGAAAAGCGGCCCAGCGGGATGGTCGACAGGAATTTGGCGCGAATTTCCGGCGTGTCCTCGCCCATAAAGGATTTCAACAAAGGCGTATCGCCCGCCACAGGGTTAATCGCGTTCACGCGGACCCCATCCGGGGCCAGTTCCACCGCCATGGTTTTTGTCGCGGTGATCATCCAGCCCTTTGAGGCGTTATACCAATTCAGGCGCGGGCGCGGTGAGACGCCGGCGGTCGAAGCCACGTTGAGGATCGCGCCCCGCTTGCGTTCTTTGAAATGGGGGACAAAGGCGCGGGCGGTCAGGTAGACCGATTTCATGTTCACGGCCATGACACGGTCGAAGTCCTCTTCGCTCACGTCCTCCATCGCGTCGGGCAGATGGGTGATGCCTGCGTTGTTCACAAGGATGTCCAAGGGGCCTTGAGAAAGGATGGCTTTCGCCATGTTAGACACTGATTCCGCGTTTGAGACATCACATTCAACGGCGGTGCCGCTGATTTCATCCGCCACATGCCGAGCACCATCAATATTGAGGTCAGCGACAAAGACACGGCACCCTTCAGCCGCGAATTTGCGCGCGATCCCTGCCCCGAAACCCGAGCCGCCGCCCGTAACAATTGCCGTTTTGCCAGCCAGTCGCATGATATCCCCCTCATTTTCCGGCAGCGTAATGGACGCAAGCCGCGCTGCAATCTCTTTCTTATCCCGTCTGCCCAATATCCGGCAGCTTGGGCGCCGCTGCGATCAAAGTGCGGGTGTAGGGATGTTGTGGATGTGCAAAAACAGTCTCTGTTTCGCCCTGTTCGACGATTTTTCCCGCCTGCATGACCATGACACGGTCGGTGACTGTGCGCACGACGGACAAATCATGGCTGATGAACAGATAAGCCAAGGGGCGTTTGCGGCAGAGGTCCGCGATCAGGTCAAGCACTTGGGCGCGGACGGAAACATCAAGGGCAGACACTGCTTCGTCGAAGATGATCAGTTCGGGTTCAATGATCAGGGCGCGGGCGATGGCGATGCGCTGGCGCTGCCCGCCCGAGAATTCGTGGATGTATTTGCTGGCGTCAGCGGGTGACAGGCCCACGTCGGTGAGCGCTTTGGCAATGGCATCGGCACGCGCCTGTCCGGTGGGCGGATGTGGCAAAAGGTGGAAGGGTTCGGTGATCAAACGGTCAACGCGGTGGCGGGGATTGAAGCTGCTGTAGGGGTCCTGAAAGACGACCTGCATCTTGCGCCGGACCGCAAGGTTTGGGTGTTTGCCGCTGAAAACAGGGTCACCGTCAAGCGTGATCTGGCCCTCTTGCACATCTTCCAGACCCAAAATCGCCCGTGTGAGTGTCGATTTCCCACATCCGCTTTCGCCGACAAGGCCGACGCGTTCGCCTGCGTTGATCTGAAAGCTGATGTCGTGCAAGGCGCGGAACATGGGGCGCGGGCCCAGAAAGGCCGTGCGCGACATGGGGTAATCGCGTGCGACGTTCCTGACTTGCAGGATCGGGGGTGAAGGGGGCGTTTCGGGAAGTGAGACGGTATGGGCCGAGGCTGCGAAGAGCGCCTTGGTGTAGGGGTGCTGCATGTGGGCAAAGAGATGTCTGGTTGCGCCGGACTCCACGATGCGCCCGTTCTGCATGACGGCGATCTTGTCGGCGATGTCCGCCACGACTGCCAGATCATGGGTGATCAGCAAAAGCCCCATGTCGAATTCGCGGACGAGATCGCGCAGCAGATCAAGGATGCGGGCCTGGGTCGTGACATCAAGCGCTGTTGTCGGTTCATCCGCGATCAG from Yoonia rosea includes the following:
- a CDS encoding NAD(P)/FAD-dependent oxidoreductase, translating into MTDQSYDVIVVGAGLMGSAAARHLAEMGVKTALVGPDEPVEKATHTGVFASHYDQARITRKIDTRKNWARFAQEAIARYPEIAAKGAQPFYTPAGALVAGTEVGAERDYILNAQRHAQANGVAHTPLRGAELAARFPAFAFPEGILALHEETDAGWINPRLHVKAEITAATKAGAVLHRDTVVRISEGGGAAQVHCAGGAVLTAAKVIVACGAFSKAEGLLPDPIPMRVYARTIAFFELDEGEVTRLSGMPSVIYVPPGRSEDPYILPPVLYPDGKTYIKIGGDAVDTELHSVDDMIAWFRSGGDPVAGAAISEILIGLMPGLKYRSIHFDSCATSFSPNGNPFVYPQTDHIIALTAGNGAAAKCADEIGRLGAIVATGGAIPDYYDGAFAP
- a CDS encoding P1 family peptidase gives rise to the protein MVAAVSKGPRNLITDVAGLRVGNAQDDHIKTGTTVLVGDKPFTASVHVMGGAPGTKETDLLAPDKTVEQVDALVLSGGSAFGLDACSGVMDGLRAMRRGFAIGDIRIPIVPGAIIFDLINGGAKDWGENPYRALGREALTSASEQFAIGTAGAGTGAMAAMQKGGLGSASLTLADGTTVGALVVVNALGSVTTPGDRHFWAAPFEIDGEFGGAGPDPNAGHVTSEPSRKEHAMMQQATQGANTTIAIVATDAPLSKVQCHRLAVTAHDGMARAIVPSHTPLDGDLVFGVSTGAGTPVDQTHFREIAAAAATCLARAIARGAYEATSAPGDIIPTYRELNG
- a CDS encoding ABC transporter ATP-binding protein — its product is MKDKSTVLDNVVFARELDLTFQTNDGPVHALKNVNLDIAKGDFVSFIGPSGCGKTTFLRCIAGLEQPTGGEISVNGMTPDEARMARAYGYVFQAAGLYPWRTIGGNIKLPLEIMGFAKAEQAERVARVLELVDLAGFEKKFPWQLSGGMQQRASIARALAFDADILLMDEPFGALDEIVRDHLNEQLLQLWARTEKTIGFVTHSIPEAVYLSTKIVVMSPRPGRITDVIESPLPKERPLDIRDSAEFIAIAHRVRDGLRAGHDDV
- a CDS encoding twin-arginine translocation pathway signal, encoding MTKGLITRRHAVALGTAAFVAPATGLLSPAQAAGLAPTPTMRGGANNYRPKAPIVDRIGGGGFWMAGTVRRTGDGAPLAGQRIQVWAHTTEGHERDAHSHGATLTDADGVFRLEMPQIVPAFGQAHGHLAYDSGEFKTVFLRPVMASPNDTTLHVDFVLEPA
- a CDS encoding ABC transporter substrate-binding protein — protein: MKKMMMAAAMAAGLGGMAHADAHANDVTLQLQWVTQAQFAGYYVALDQGFYEEEGLNVTILPGGPDIAPPQVLAGGGADVMLNWMPSALAARERGLPVVNIAQPFKTSGLMLTCWKDTGIETVEDFRGKTIGVWFFGNEYPFLSWMSQAGIPTDGGDEGVTVLRQGFNVDPLLNREADCISTMTYNEYGQVLDAGVSEDELVTFMYEDQGVATLEDGIYALEENLEDPVFVDKMVRFVRASMKGWKWAEENPVEAAGIVLDNDETGAQSEAAQIRMMGEIAKLTAGSNGALDPADFQRTVDTLLAGGSDPVISAQPEGAWTSAITDAALN
- a CDS encoding ferric reductase-like transmembrane domain-containing protein, which translates into the protein MLVLFAPVFAAASSPLLQWRDPVYIFAGLAGVVGMAMMLVQPLLAIGVLPGVSVPASRRLHRAVGVGLVLAILGHVIGLWITSPPDVIDVLLLRSPTPFAIWGVLAMWAVFVAGLLAVLRPRLPLRAWRWGHTAAVSLAALGTVVHALQIVGTMEMISKTALSALVLAVLAWAIARRRVWSMGLRPRRP
- a CDS encoding ABC transporter permease, whose amino-acid sequence is MTGTAIISALALWAAGWFINARLANGAAAKTRLVKLLVPAIFGLTLLIMWELLVRLLEVSPIILPPPTMIAERFANELPTLWADFVQTIIKGAMTGYVIGMLAAFGVAVLADRSDFLTRGILPVGGFMAALPIVGIAPIFVRWLGSDWQSKAAVVAVMVFFPILVNTVAGLRDTTAMQRDLMRTYGAGYWPTLFKLRLPAAMPFIFNGLKIATTLALIGAIVAEFFGSPTVGMGFRISTSVGRLALDMVWAEIVVAALAGSTLYGLMAWIEGRVTFWHPSQRK
- a CDS encoding ABC transporter ATP-binding protein is translated as MSLLAIKDLSLSIGDTEILHDIDLTIAAGEIVAITGESGSGKSMTALAVMGLLPRGSVAEGAINLDGTDILQTSEPDLCKMRGNTMGMVFQEPMTALNPVQTIGAQVAETILIHEKTTKAAAHKRAAAMLERVGLKVPPSRYPHELSGGQRQRVVIAMAIALRPKLLIADEPTTALDVTTQARILDLLRDLVREFDMGLLLITHDLAVVADIADKIAVMQNGRIVESGATRHLFAHMQHPYTKALFAASAHTVSLPETPPSPPILQVRNVARDYPMSRTAFLGPRPMFRALHDISFQINAGERVGLVGESGCGKSTLTRAILGLEDVQEGQITLDGDPVFSGKHPNLAVRRKMQVVFQDPYSSFNPRHRVDRLITEPFHLLPHPPTGQARADAIAKALTDVGLSPADASKYIHEFSGGQRQRIAIARALIIEPELIIFDEAVSALDVSVRAQVLDLIADLCRKRPLAYLFISHDLSVVRTVTDRVMVMQAGKIVEQGETETVFAHPQHPYTRTLIAAAPKLPDIGQTG
- a CDS encoding ABC transporter permease, which codes for MKSVLPVLTVIGAILLFWIVSVVPMNMHLTADLAQRQDIVVTPDTPVARQEYSGIGLALRNPQLFGMTYTLDRPRLPSPHQVVVEMWNTIALQNITSRRSLVFHGWVTLSATLLGFVIGTGLGVLLAVGIVYNRAMDMSVMPWAIASQTIPILALAPMIIVMMGAIGIQGLFPKAVISAYLSFFPVVVGMVKGLRSPDGMQLDLLRTYSASPAQGFWKLRLPASVPYLFASLKIGISASLVGAIVAELPTGARAGFGARMLVGDQYGQPLVTWAALFAAALTAAALVGFFSLVERWTLRRMGMQAV
- a CDS encoding glucose 1-dehydrogenase translates to MRLAGKTAIVTGGGSGFGAGIARKFAAEGCRVFVADLNIDGARHVADEISGTAVECDVSNAESVSNMAKAILSQGPLDILVNNAGITHLPDAMEDVSEEDFDRVMAVNMKSVYLTARAFVPHFKERKRGAILNVASTAGVSPRPRLNWYNASKGWMITATKTMAVELAPDGVRVNAINPVAGDTPLLKSFMGEDTPEIRAKFLSTIPLGRFSTPEDMGNAACFLCSDEASMITGVAMEVDGGRCI